Genomic window (Deltaproteobacteria bacterium):
GGCGATGAGCGGGGCCGCGAACTGTTCCAGACGATGATCGATACCCACAAGGCCGAGTTCGCCATGTTCAAGACCAAGCGGCATCTGCGCCGTGTGGCATGACTAAAGCCCTCCGGGCCGTCCACACTGGCGCGGTATGGCCGGATTCCCAGGATTGCGCCGGACTGAAGCACGCACCCTTCCGGAGCGGCTCGGAACATTCGTTGAGGTGGCGTCGAATAACGCCTGCAACCTGTCGTGCGTTTACTGCTATGGCCTCGGCCATCCCCCGCCAATGCGCATGACCGAAACCGGGTATGCGGGCCTGCTGGATGAACTGCTGCCCCGTGCCAGCATACTGGTGCCTTCGGCCGGGAGCGAACCCTTCTCGGCGCATCTGGACATTGCCACCCGCAAGGTCGTCGAGCACGGCCGCCGGATGCTCCTCATCACCAACGGAACATTCCCCATGGCCAGCACGGTCCAGACGCTGGGGAAGCATCTCTACCGGCTCCAGGTTTCGGTCGATTCCCATCTGGAAGAGACCTACGAGCGGATGCGGCCAGGAGCGAAGTTCCGCAATGTTCTGGCCAACCTGCGTGAGGCCATCGGTGTGTTGCGCGGCATGGACCTCCTACACCGGCTCGTTGTGAGCATTGTCCTGACCCGGGATACCGCCCACTCGGTTGCCGGGACGATCCGTTTCTTCCGGAAAGAAGGCGTGGAGGCTT
Coding sequences:
- a CDS encoding SPASM domain-containing protein, translating into MAGFPGLRRTEARTLPERLGTFVEVASNNACNLSCVYCYGLGHPPPMRMTETGYAGLLDELLPRASILVPSAGSEPFSAHLDIATRKVVEHGRRMLLITNGTFPMASTVQTLGKHLYRLQVSVDSHLEETYERMRPGAKFRNVLANLREAIGVLRGMDLLHRLVVSIVLTRDTAHSVAGTIRFFRKEGVEAFLVQELYRFDPRLDAYQPDRTSIEQVRSQCPAVARETLSDILFAHPPVQRFNGRAETAPPVEWDPENIRARMAEKPGQCWQAWEWLKIHPGGNVHPCCVAPPELELGNLSRKTLAEILAGGGRERLQAAFENGNPPSVCRTCPLLGQIARPLEVVT